The Aspergillus flavus chromosome 6, complete sequence nucleotide sequence ATGTAAACAATGTAGATAACTCAAAACAAACTATGACCTATCCTACCAAgttataatttctttctatatattttttcccACTCCCATAACATGACGGCGTGCCAGGATCCTAGCGATTGGCCCATTACCGCTTATGAAAACTAAAAGCATTGCCCCCAATAGAGACCCCGCTACCGGCCGAGCACATAGAAATGGTCATCAAtgattaaatattattaggTACTATACAAGACCAATCCATTAGGTCAGTTCCGAGTTACCAGATGGCAACCGTAGGTGTGAAGTACAGCCTGCGGATGACTATCAGAGAGCTATCCAGGTCATATCTATCAACCAACCGATCAAATCTCGTAAGACATCAAACATGGCACCCTAGGCTGAGGGATATACACAAAACAGTTGAAGCTGTCCATACATAGAATGAGCCAATATTGCTGCAGAGAATCAAAACCAGCCCCGTGCACGGTGACGGGGGAAAGGGGTAGTTCACAAGAATGAGCAAACAGTTTACCAGCAGCCAGTTGCACACCGACTGAAAAGGATTAAAACGTAGATAAACAAACGCCAGGTCCGTGTTCCGCAAATAGTGGATGCCAGATTGTGCGACATCGATATCAAAATGAAAAAACCATGTCACTACTGCCTGTTCATATGCCAATCATAGCAGTAGTTGGGGGCATCGGTCGCTGTTATTGTACGGCTGCATTAAACCGCATCAATAGCAGAGATGCGTATGAATTGGTTTATGCCTGTTGAAAATGTTGTGGCGCGCAATGATTACTCAGAACCACATGACGCCGACAACTAGGCCTATGACAATAGCCATGCAACTACCGCGTGCAGGCTGTGAATTTGGTCCCTGACCAATGCCCTTGGACCGCTCTTCAGCTGCCACAGGTAAATCAGGGATGTCGGTTGCTTTAGCAGGCGATTGCGAAGATGAAGGTGACAAGGTCGAAAGTGCGGCATTGCTGCCGTTCGATGGAAGCCCTTTGGGTGCAACCTGTTCTTCAATGTCTTGATCAGTCTGTTCTGAAGTTTGTAATGTCTCTTCCGTGGTCTTTTCAGAACGGGACGGAAGTCGTTCTCTTAGGAAAGTCCAGTTCCCAAGATAGACCCTCGTGGCATGGCAGGCCTGCTGCCATAACTCACATAAATGGGAACGAGGGTACTGGAGGCTTTGCGAAGGAGCTTCTTGCGTCGTTGCCGTGATATTGCTGCCGTACGACTTGGGAAGGAGTGCTTCAGCGGTAGGAGGGGCACTGATAACAGCTAAATTGGATACATTCGAGGTGAGAGAGCTAGGTGCTGAGGCCACAGAAGAGGCGCTCCCCGTGGCAAGAGGTTTAGATATCTGGCTATCTCCCGTCTGTTTTATGAAGAGCGATTTGAAGGCGCGTACACCTCGCGCGAATGTTGATGGTTCTTCAGTAAGGTATGCTATCGAATCGGGGTCGAAGGCAGTGGCAGCCTCGAACGAGCTGCGTGGGGTGTCTGGCACGGAGCGCCGCGGGCGATGAACACGGTCCAGGTCTGGCAGGCAGTAACCATTTATTGTCCACGACTTACACTGACTGCCAGGCGTCCGTATCCTCGACCGAACGTCGAGTGGACCATCTCTAACACGGGAAGGTTCTATATTCCACGCAATGTGAGATCAATGTTGTAACCGAGCAACCACATCGGGATAATAGACACTTACGTCGAACATCGTTATGATGGTAACCAATATACCCGAAGCGCAGATTATAAAAGTCCCATTCCTTTGCCAAGGACAACAAGCTGAGCAAtgagaaaacaagaagagcaagaaaggGGATGGCACCAGGTTTGTGGAAGCCTGACCGCATTATACACGTTCATAGACCTTTCGTCCACGCTGGCGATCCTCGAGTAGGCGAAATTCCAAAGTCAACAGAGTTCCTGCTTGCTTGAAGAGCTTTCGGGATCAGGCAACTTCATTGCCATACGGTTTGACGAATAAGCTGAGTATTAAATCAAGAACCGAACGTTGTATGCGGAATAGCCTCCAGTTTTATATTGAATTCCCCATGTGCActtatatttcttttcgaTGGCtgcctcttctctctttcttatttttcttttttctttttttttcgcctCGTGTCGGGGGGGTTCGGTCGGTCGGTCGGTACCTCGCGAAATTGACTTGGGAAATGAAGCCCCGGCAACGAGAAAGGCACAACACGCAATGGTGGGGTTGACGCCagatgaggagaagaggatatGGCTTTAAACCGGCTCGGGGTGTTTATTCTATGTCGGGGAGAAGTTTTGCAGGATTCGATCGCTACTGAATGACGTAAAGGACGTGGTCGACGCAACGTAACGTCCGGTCGCAAGCGGATGTTGCCAAGTCGATAGAGGCCAAGGATGAGTGCCCGTGGGGAACAAgctgggagagaaagaaggtcaCTTCAGGGTCAGTGAGGAAGGAAACAACAATGAGGTCGAATCAGAGCAGCATCCAACCCCCTAAGCATGCAAGTATGACCGGTGATTATTTTTGGCAGAGGCGTTTTGGCAGTTCGATTGGCACGAAGTCATTAGCCTTTTCACTAGTCCTGTGGCCGATCTGCACGttgtctttcctttattgaggctttttttttttttttcctatttttttcttattccCGTCGTACCGCCTCTGGGTATTTTACCGTAGCATCGGTTAGCGTCATCTGCCTGAGGCGACCCAAGTGCTGCCTTGTGTTGCAACACCAGGGTCAGGTACAATACTTCTTCCTTGGTTCATGATAAAGTGTACTCATCATCCACTTCCTTTACAGGTACTCCCAGGTAACAATCTGACACTAGTATACTCCCATCAAAGACGAAGGCAGGATCAAGACTAGTTCGCCCAGTGCTACATCGGCTTTTAGTTTCTTTGTTTGAACCAATGTCTTCTTTTACTCCGGGCAATCAACTTTCCACAATGCTATCTTGGCCCTTGTATCACGTCTTGGTACACTCATTGTACCACAGTAATACGAACGGCAACACAGGTCCCTCAGATTGAGCCGGAGACAGACTCATAAATAAGTATTCACCcagcgaagaaaagaaaagtgtTGGTTTGATTGTCAACATTCgcccttcttcatcctctacATATATGTGGACTTTGGGAGTTCTCCACTTAGGGTTTTGGTCTTCACTGTCACTTCAATGTTAGGCTTTGGAGCATGAAACAACACTACTGTAAACGGGTATTGACACCAGTGTCCAAATTGGACCCAATCAGctgttccttcttctccactaAGAAGCTGAACAGCGGGTCCTCCTCCAAAGTATCAAGAACATTCGGCTCCAATGTGATCAAGACGTCCCATGAAGGCTGTACCTTGCTCTCATAAAGGTTGCCAGGATCTTTGATACGAGCTGGCATGATAGCACAATTCCATCGACGAGTTCCAACTGGAACCATAGGTAATCAGTAGCACCCAGTTGACCCCCAAAGTTGAGACTGTACATTCTCAGCGGTCTCATATCAGTCACACAGGATTCTGCAAGCCTAGTGGTAGGCTGGGTATCGTTCTGCTTTCTGAAATGGGAGCCTGACTAAGGTTTAAGGCAAATTTCGTGAGATGCAGCAGGCCAAATCCCTTGTAACTCAAAATTCCCACCCTCGGGGTAATCATCCTTCTGTATCGGACTAATCTAAAGATTGGCCATAAAACTACCGAAACACTTTTCAGCACCGACTTTCCGGAGCCTCGGACGCAGATTCATAGCTGGCACAAATCGCCCTGGCTTCTTCAGGTTGGATATTAGTCCGCTTTGCGTCGCAGCAGCCCGTCTCCTTTTGATGCAGAGGGTAAATGCTGTACGCACCATATCTGACTACCAGATAGATCTAGCGATACTGTCTCAAGGCAGGGCGGAGCATGGGTAGATATCTCCAGCGAGGAATAAAATCTGTTGGATTAGCTTGGCTACCTCATCTTCTAATGGCTAGATTTCTGCTTTTGAATTTGTAGAGTGAGATaggagaagaaaggctgGGTTGCCCCGTGGTGGTGCAGAGTCGAAAGCTGTCAAAGGGGGTAGTTGAAGGAATCCATGCCTGCGAACTGAATCGTGTCTGGTTTGGGCGCTTAGAAAGGAGTACACATACTAGAAACAGTCCACTACTTAAAGGGTCATTAGGAACGCGAATGGAAACTTTATTCGTTATAGCTGACTGCAGAATCCTGGATTTGACTTGTCGTTCTCAAGTAGTCAAATTGAAAACTCAGGGGCAAGACATGTTGGCGTACGTATCAACACGTTGAAGCTTGCGTAATATACCGTACAGCAGTGCATTACAATAAAGATATAAGCACTTTTTGATATAACCGGCTCATCAATCGCGATATGATACAGGAGTGTTAGGAACATTGCTCCTTCTCAGCTGTCATAATAGATTAGAGTGCCGTTTATTCCAGAATCTCTCTCCATGGGGAAGCAGATAATGCTCATCACACTCGGTATTAACACGTTAGGATATCATGAAGAGGGACTTGAATGATTCTAGTGAGAGTGTTTGGTCTTTATAGTACGGTCTACCGAAATCGAAAGGCAAGCAAGGAACAATGTACGTCCCAGTACATCGCGTCCTTTGGCTAACATTGTGGGGTTGGATATTACAAAACGACTATCTAAAATTGCCGCATTAGAGGTATACGCGCCTAGAAAccaataaaagaaaaagaaggcacaAGAGTACATATAGTCGCTCCAAGCAAAGTAAAAAGACGAAAGACAAAGCCAGTGCCACAGTTGCGGATGCTCTTTGAATTTTATCGAACACCCACACTGCAGCACATTTGGCCATCATGTACAATCGTGTCGATATAGTCACAATTAATCATCAGCACTCGAGCTTGTAGTGATATTTAGATTGGGTTCATCATGGTGGGGTCAGGAACGGCCGGAGGCAAGTCGTTGCTAGTCTTTGGCGATGCTGTTACCGGGGGCACTGGTGTGACTGTTGCCGGTGTATCGCCAATTTCGCTCCTCGAACTCCCGCCCCGAAGTGTCGCAGAGGCCGTGCTGCTGCATTCAGTGCTGCTAGTCTTGCCCCCACGCTTAACCATCTTCCCCAAGATTCCAACAATCTCAGCGGCATCCGCGAAGCTTTCATCATCCATAGCCTCTTGGGCTTTATAAACATCTGCTATAGCTTGTTTAGCCACCCGTCGACAAGCATTGGAATCATGGAGGCAATCATAAAGATACGCTGCATATTCGAGCTTAATAGACAGACGTATGGGGTGAGAGCCTGGAAGAAATCGTTCAGCCAAGAGAGCTGCGTGATTGAAGCATGCCGTCGCCGTAGGTGTGTAATCGAGAGCAGGCAGAAGAAAGGACGACGCCTTGGGCGGTTGAACGGGTGTAAGTCCAGGGGGGCCTTGGATAGCAGTGTACCGAGAGGCGTTCCCCGAGCTGTAAGCTGGCTGTTCAGGGACTGATATTGATTCTGCATTCGATCTAAATGAGAACCTCGACCCCGGTTCTTTAGTTGGTAATTCGGCTTTGGATGCGTCGTTTAGTTTGGTACCATTGCTCGGAAAACTGGTGATGCCCGGACAGTGAACTGCGGGCTGATTGTGAAAAAGCACAAATATGTGATAAAAGGATGCTCGGAGTTTATAGGCTAGGATCTTCAGCTCCACATATCCCTCAACCATTGGGAGAACGAATTCTTCCAAGATCAGTAACCCTTCACGGGAGAGCCATAAGATATGATGATATAACTGGAGCGACTTGGTTTCTCGGCTAGGGTCCAGTCGCCGTAGTCGTCGTGCACGAAGTAGCTTCTTCGAAAGCATAACCGAAAGGCCTAGAACTCTATAGAGCATTGCGGACAGGAAGGGGTTTTCGAGGCTGGTTAAGGCCGCAAAATTGCCCAAGGCCTTCTGGTCTACCTCGGAGGAAGCCATCCACAGTGCCAAAAAATTAGGGTCTATGACATAGAAGCCATCGCAGACATTAGCCATGTTCATTGCATACTGTGCCATGTTGGTGAAACGATTTTCTCCAGAATAGTCCAAGTGCTTCAGATGATGACCCAGACCAATCCGCACTTAACTGAGCTGTCAGATGcacgagaaagaagaagccttcGTCGTTTCGACGATATTTCGAGTGCGACAGTGGAAGGCAGAGAAATGGACCAGAAAGAGTGCCAAAGAGCTTGTCATCTTACCTTGGAGGTGCGCACAAGCGAACGGTAGAATAAAACCAGTTTGTTCAAAAGCGGTACAGTTCGCTGCCCATGCCAGGCGCTTAAGCCGGAtgcacttctttttttaggTTTGTCGATATGCAATGTCGGCACTTAAGCGAGAATTTCTTTTGCGTACTGTCACTTCGAAGCTTGCTTCGACTGTGTGCTGTGATCTCCCTTTGCGTCTGTCCTTCGAACTCGCTTTTGAATTATGCCGGAAAATCAATGAATTAAGCACGAACGACAAAGCGAAGCGCTAGAATCACAAAGCCACCGATTGAACCGTAAAATGTATATGTTACAACAGATCAGGTACTGAAGGCCTCGAAACTTTTCGCAATATGCAAGAATTTGTGGCGTAGACTGTACAATGCCACAAAGGGAGCTAGAAAGACAGGACAGTGTTTCCAATCAAAAGACGTTAAACGCCGCGATGGTTTTTCGATAGCCGGGGCTGCATGCAAGAACTGGAAATATCAAAACAGTCGGTCGATATAAGGAGATGATTAGCGACGCAAGGCACACGGAAGGGGGCAACTGTCAATGGCAAAATATTGAAGAACAAGGAGCTCGTGGTTGTGAGGCAGGAAGCAGTTTTGATGCATCGTGTGCAACTGGCGCGGTAAGGCGGTAGTCTGTGCTTCTCAGCCAGCGGTTGCTGGCAATGAAGATGGGGGGACACAGtcagaaaacaaaaagagataCGAACAAGCCCTAGTATTAGTCGTTGGATGGAGGGAAAGCGGCTTAGATGTAGCGATTGTTCGACAAGGTGGATTTGGCCCAAAAAGCGGTATCAGCCACAGTTGACAAAAGAAGTGGACAGCCCGGCCACTGCTGCCCGTGTATTGGGGGAAGGAACTGAAATAGTAAGGTCGTAGTGAGAACCGGATGATGCAAGGGAAATTAGTACCTGTGCGATCGGAATTTCCCCTGATGCAGTATGGAAGTGGATGGAGCCGCGGCAATACTGTGTGGGTGAGTTCTGTCTtaatctactccgtatatgaTGTCCTGTTGTTTCTCTCAATATTGCAATGCCGTCATATGCATTGAACCTCACTGTTGCCTCATTCGATCTTGCTATCCTCCATTGTGGgaattttcctctttctttttctttttctttttttctttcttttttttttttttttttttttaatttctctcCCTTCGTGTTAATTCCCAAAACACGGGAACAGTCGGGCAGCCATACAAAATCATCCACAATCAAAAAGAATCGTCATAAGTAATTAcgggggaaaaaagaaaagtggcgAAATTTTGACTGCTGCCGTCCCCCAAAGTCCAAGCATGACGCGGGAGGACAACGCATCGTTTAGTTCGATACGTGTCAGAATCTGAGTGCTGATTTTCGCTGCCTTGCAGCTTTCGATCCAGTCGATTGATGAGATAGGATTAGTACGGTGGATCGCCTATCGTCCGGCAGAAATAAGTAGCACTTAGGCCACAGATAGTGCTGCAGACTGCAGATAATATCATTATAGGACGGTCAGTTCAGAACAGGCATGATCTCTGTGCCTGGGCCACTCCTTCGCGGAGTCCGTCTCATGAACTAAACCACAAGCGTTGGAGCTCAGCGTCCGCGCGCTTGTTAGCATTGGAATAGCGGCAGAAATTAACTCGGACGGGGCGCAACCATGACAGTTGGCAAGTATCTGCCAGCGTGGCACCGACATACTCGATGGGTTGGCGGGGGCTGTGAGACATCAGCTTGCAACAAGGTGGCACCGTCTTCTTTTAACAAAAATCAGTTTATTGGTCCCCTCACTCTATGAACTGCAGTTGAGTCCTGTAAGTGTAGTCAGTCAGTTTCCATGTGAGGATGGAAACAAAGAGGCAATTTA carries:
- a CDS encoding 14-3-3 domain-containing protein, whose amino-acid sequence is MAQYAMNMANVCDGFYVIDPNFLALWMASSEVDQKALGNFAALTSLENPFLSAMLYRVLGLSVMLSKKLLRARRLRRLDPSRETKSLQLYHHILWLSREGLLILEEFVLPMVEGYVELKILAYKLRASFYHIFVLFHNQPAVHCPGITSFPSNGTKLNDASKAELPTKEPGSRFSFRSNAESISVPEQPAYSSGNASRYTAIQGPPGLTPVQPPKASSFLLPALDYTPTATACFNHAALLAERFLPGSHPIRLSIKLEYAAYLYDCLHDSNACRRVAKQAIADVYKAQEAMDDESFADAAEIVGILGKMVKRGGKTSSTECSSTASATLRGGSSRSEIGDTPATVTPVPPVTASPKTSNDLPPAVPDPTMMNPI